In Rattus rattus isolate New Zealand chromosome 9, Rrattus_CSIRO_v1, whole genome shotgun sequence, a genomic segment contains:
- the LOC116908644 gene encoding LOW QUALITY PROTEIN: myosin-3-like (The sequence of the model RefSeq protein was modified relative to this genomic sequence to represent the inferred CDS: inserted 1 base in 1 codon): protein MSSDTEMEVFGIAAPFLRKSEKERIEAQNQPFDAKTYCFVVDSKEEYAKGKIKSSQDGKVTVETEDNRTLVVKPEDVYAMNPPKFDKIEDMAMLTHLNEPAVLYNLKDRYTSWMIYTYSGLFCVTVNPYKWLPVYNPEVVDGYRGKKRQEAPPHIFSISDNAYQFMLTDRENQSILITGESGAGKTVNTKRVIQYFATIAATGDLAKKKDSKMKGTLEDQIISANPLLEAFGNAKTVRNDNSSRFGKFIRIHFGTTGKLASADIETYLLEKSRVTFQLKAERSYHIFYQILSNKKPELIELLLITTNPYDYPFISQGEILVASIDDAEELLATDSAIDILGFTPEEKSGLYKLTGAVMHYGNMKFKQKQREEQAEXDGTEVADKTAYLMGLNSSDLLKALCFPRVKVGNEYVTKGQTVDQVHHAVNALSKSVYEKLFLWMVTRINQQLDTKLPRQHFIGVLDIAGFEIFEYNSLEQLCINFTNEKLQQFFNHHMFVLEQEEYKKEGIEWTFIDFGMDLAACIELIEKPMGIFSILEEECMFPKATDTSFKNKLYDQHLGKSNNFQKPKVVKGKAEAHFSLIHYAGTVDYSVSGWLEKNKDPLNETVVGLYQKSSNRLLAHLYATFATTDADGGKKKVAKKKGSSFQTVSALFRENLNKLMSNLRTTHPHFVRCIIPNETKTPGAMEHSLVLHQLRCNGVLEGIRICRKGFPNRILYGDFKQRYRVLNASAIPEGQFIDSKKACEKLLASIDIDHTQYKFGHTKVFFKAGLLGTLEEMRDERLAKLITRTQAVCRGFLMRVEFQKMMQRRESIFCIQYNIRAFMNVKHWPWMKLFFKIKPLLKSAETEKEMATMKEEFQKTKDELAKSEAKRKELEEKLVTLVQEKNDLQLQVQAESENLLDAEERCDQLIKAKFQLEAKIKEVTERAEDEEEINAELTAKKRKLEDECSELKKDIDDLELTLAKVEKEKHATENKVKNLTEELAGLDETIAKLTREKKALQEAHQQTLDDLQAEEDKVNSLSKLKSKLEQQVDDLESSLEQEKKLRVDLERNKRKLEGDLKLAQESILDLENDKQQLDERLKKKDFEYSQLQSKVEDEQTLSLQLQKKIKELQARIEELEEEIEAERATRAKTEKQRSDYARELEELSERLEEAGGVTSTQIELNKKREAEFLKLRRDLEEATLQHEATVATLRKKHADSAAELAEQIDNLQRVKQKLEKEKSEFKLEIDDLSSSVESVSKSKANLEKICRTLEDQLSEARGKNEETQRSLSELTTQKSRLQTEAGELSRQLEEKESIVSQLSRSKQAFTQQIEELKRQLEEENKAKNALAHALQSSRHDCDLLREQYEEEQEGKAELQRALSKANSEVAQWRTKYETDAIQRTEELEEAKKKLAQRLQDSEEQVEAVNAKCASLEKTKQRLQGEVEDLMVDVERANSLAAALDKKQRNFDKVLAEWKTKCEESQAELEAALKESRSLSTELFKLKNAYEEALDQLETVKRENKNLEQEIADLTEQIAENGKSIHQLEKSRKQMELEKADIQMALEEAEAALEHEEAKILRIQLELTQVKSEIDRKIAEKDEEIEQLKRNYQRTVETMQGALDAEVRSRNEAIRLKKKMEGDLNEIEIQLSHANRQAAETIKHLRSVQGQLKDTQLHLDDALRGQEDLKEQLAIVERRANLLQAEVEELRATLEQTERARKLAEQELLDSNERVQLLHTQNTSLIHTKKKLETDLTQLQSEVEDASRDARNAEEKAKKAITDAAMMAEELKKEQDTSAHLERMKKNLEQTVKDLQHRLDEAEQLALKGGKKQIQKLETRIRELEFELEGEQKRNTESVKGLRKYERRVKELTYQSEEDRKNVLRLQDLVDKLQVKVKSYKRQAEEADEQANVHLTKFRKAQHELEEAEERADIAESQVNKLRAKTRDFTSSRMVVHESEE from the exons ATGAGTAGCGACACCGAGATGGAAGTGTTTGGCATAGCTGCCCCTTTCCTCCGAAAGTCGGAAAAGGAGAGGATCGAAGCTCAGAACCAGCCCTTTGACGCCAAAACCTATTGCTTTGTGGTTGACTCAAAGGAAGAATATGCCAAGGGGAAAATTAAGAGTAGCCAGGATGGGAAAGTCACTGTGGAGACAGAAGACAACAGG ACCCTGGTGGTTAAACCAGAGGACGTGTATGCCATGAACCCTCCCAAGTTTGACAAGATCGAGGACATGGCCATGCTGACCCACCTGAACGAGCCTGCTGTGCTGTACAACCTCAAGGACCGATACACGTCCTGGATGATCTAC ACCTATTCAGGCCTCTTCTGTGTCACTGTCAACCCCTACAAGTGGCTGCCGGTGTACAACCCTGAGGTGGTGGATGGCTACCGAGGCAAAAAGCGCCAGGAGGCCCCGCCCCACATCTTCTCCATCTCTGACAACGCCTACCAGTTCATGCTGACGG ATCGTGAGAACCAGTCCATCCTGATCAC CGGAGAATCCGGGGCCGGGAAGACGGTGAACACCAAGCGTGTCATCCAGTACTTTGCAACAATTGCAGCCACTGGGGACCTTGCCAAGAAGAAGGACTCCAAAATGAAG GGGACCCTGGAGGATCAAATCATCAGTGCCAACCCCCTGCTGGAGGCCTTTGGGAACGCCAAGACCGTGAGGAATGACAACTCCTCTCGCTTT GGCAAGTTCATCCGCATCCATTTCGGCACCACTGGGAAGCTGGCCTCTGCAGATATTGAAACTT ATCTGCTGGAAAAGTCCAGAGTCACCTTCCAGCTGAAGGCTGAGAGAAGCTATCACATCTTCTACCAGATTCTTTCCAACAAGAAGCCGGAACTGATCG AGTTGCTGCTGATTACGACCAACCCTTACGACTACCCATTCATCAGCCAGGGTGAAATCCTGGTGGCCAGCATCGATGATGCCGAGGAACTGTTGGCTACAGAC AGTGCCATTGACATCCTGGGCTTCACCCCGGAGGAGAAATCTGGACTCTATAAACTGACAGGGGCTGTGATGCATTATGGGAACATGAAGTTCAAGCAGAAGCAGCGAGAGGAGCAAGCTG CGGATGGCACCGAAG TGGCTGACAAAACAGCCTACTTGATGGGCCTGAACTCCTCAGACCTCCTCAAAGCCTTGTGCTTTCCCAGAGTGAAGGTTGGGAATGAGTACGTTACAAAAGGCCAAACTGTGGACCAG GTTCACCATGCTGTGAATGCTCTCTCCAAGTCCGTTTATGAGAAGCTGTTCTTGTGGATGGTCACTCGTATTAACCAGCAGCTGGACACAAAGCTACCAAGACAACACTTCATTGGGGTTTTGGACATTGCGGGTTTTGAAATTTTTGAG TATAACAGCCTGGAGCAGCTGTGCATCAACTTCACCAACGAGAAACTGCAACAGTTTTTCAACCACCACATGTTcgtgctggagcaggaggagtACAAGAAGGAAGGCATCGAGTGGACCTTCATCGACTTCGGGATGGACCTGGCGGCCTGCATCGAGCTCATTGAGAAG CCGATGGGCATCTTCTCCATCCTGGAAGAGGAGTGCATGTTCCCCAAGGCGACAGACACCTCCTTCAAGAACAAGCTGTATGACCAGCACCTGGGAAAATCCAACAACTTCCAGAAGCCCAAGGTGGTCAAAGGCAAGGCCGAGGCCCACTTCTCCCTCATCCACTATGCGGGCACCGTGGACTACAGTGTCTCGGGCTGGCTGGAGAAGAACAAGGACCCCCTGAATGAGACCGTGGTGGGGCTGTACCAGAAGTCTTCCAACAGACTCCTGGCCCATCTCTATGCCACCTTCGCTACGACAGATG CTGACGGTGGGAAGAAGAAAGTCGCTAAGAAGAAAGGCTCTTCCTTCCAAACGGTCTCTGCGCTGTTCAGG gaaaacTTGAACAAGCTGATGTCCAATTTAAGGACCACTCACCCACACTTTGTGCGCTGTATAATACCCAATGAAACCAAGACCCCAG GGGCCATGGAACACAGCCTGGTCCTGCACCAGCTGAGGTGTAACGGGGTGTTGGAAGGCATCCGCATCTGCAGGAAGGGGTTCCCCAACAGGATTCTGTATGGAGACTTTAAACAGAG ATACCGAGTGCTGAACGCCAGTGCTATCCCAGAGGGCCAGTTCATTGACAGCAAGAAAGCTTGTGAGAAGCTCTTGGCTTCCATCGACATCGACCACACACAGTACAAGTTTGGACACACCAAG GTGTTCTTTAAGGCTGGCTTGCTGGGAACCCTGGAGGAGATGCGGGATGAGCGTCTGGCCAAACTGATCACTCGGACACAAGCCGTGTGCAGAGGGTTCCTCATGCGTGTGGAATTCCAGAAGATGATGCAGAGGAG GGAGTCCATCTTCTGCATCCAGTACAACATCCGCGCCTTCATGAACGTCAAGCACTGGCCCTGGATGAAACTCTTCTTCAAGATCAAGCCCCTGCTGAAGAGCGCCGAGACGGAGAAGGAGATGGCCACCATGAAGGAGGAGTTCCAGAAAACCAAGGACGAGCTCGCCAAGTCggaggcaaagaggaaggagctggaggagaagcTGGTCACTCTGGTACAAGAGAAGAACGACCTGCAGCTCCAAGTACAGGCG gagagtGAGAATTTGCTGGATGCCGAGGAGCGATGTGACCAGCTGATCAAAGCCAAGTTCCAGCTGGAGGCCAAAATCAAAGAGGTGACCGAAAGagctgaggatgaggaggagatcAACGCCGAGCTCACGGCcaagaagaggaagctggaggaCGAGTGCTCGGAGCTGAAGAAGGACATCGATGACCTTGAGCTGACACTGGCCAAGGTTGAGAAGGAGAAGCACGCCACGGAGAACAAG GTAAAAAACCTTACCGAAGAACTGGCAGGCTTGGATGAAACTATTGCAAAGCTAACACGGGAGAAGAAGGCCCTCCAAGAGGCCCACCAGCAGACCCTGGATGACCTCCAGGCCGAGGAAGACAAAGTCAATTCTCTGAGCAAGCTCAAGAGCAAGCTGGAGCAGCAAGTGGATGAC TTGGAGAGCTCCCTCGAACAAGAGAAGAAGCTGCGTGTGGACCTGGAAAGGAACAAGAGGAAGCTGGAGGGAGACCTGAAGCTTGCCCAAGAGTCCATATTAGATCTGGAGAACGACAAGCAACAGCTGGACGAGAGGCTCAAGAA GAAGGACTTTGAATATAGCCAGCTGCAAAGCAAGGTGGAAGATGAGCAGACGCTGAGCCTCCAGCTTCAGAAGAAAATCAAAGAGTTACAG GCCCGCATcgaggagctggaggaagagatAGAGGCGGAGAGGGCCACCCGGGCCAAGACAGAGAAGCAGCGCAGCGACTACGCCCgcgagctggaggagctgagtgaACGTCTGGAGGAGGCAGGCGGTGTCACCTCTACCCAGATTGAGCTGAACAAGAAGCGTGAGGCTGAGTTCTTGAAGCTGCgcagggacctggaggaggcCACGCTGCAGCACGAGGCCACCGTGGCCACCCTGCGGAAGAAGCACGCGGACAGCGCGGCGGAGCTGGCGGAGCAGATCGACAACCTACAGCGCGTGAAGCAGaagctggagaaggagaagagcgAGTTCAAGCTGGAGATCGACGACCTCTCCAGCAGTGtggagagtgtgtccaaatcCAAG GCCAACCTGGAGAAGATATGCCGAACTCTAGAGGATCAGTTAAGCGAGGCCAGGGGCAAGAACGAGGAGACGCAGAGGAGCCTAAGTGAGCTGACCACACAGAAGTCCCGGCTGCAGACAGAAGCGG GTGAGCTGAGTCGTCaactggaagaaaaggaaagcataGTATCTCAGCTTTCCAGGAGCAAGCAAGCCTTTACCCAACAGATAGAGGAGCTCAAGAGGCAACTGGAGGAAGAGAACAAG gccaAGAACGCGCTGGCCCACGCCCTGCAGTCCTCCCGCCACGACTGTGACCTGCTGCGGGAACAGTacgaggaggagcaggaaggcaaAGCCGAGCTGCAGAGGGCGCTGTCCAAGGCCAACAGCGAGGTGGCCCAGTGGAGGACCAAATATGAGACGGATGCCATCCAGCGCacggaggagctggaggaagccaA aaaaaagCTTGCTCAGCGCCTTCAGGATTCGGAGGAGCAGGTCGAGGCTGTGAATGCAAAATGCGCTTCCTTGGAAAAGACCAAGCAGAGGCtgcaaggggaggtggaggactTGATGGTGGATGTGGAGAGAGCCAACTCTCTGGCTGCCGCTCTGGACAAGAAGCAGAGGAACTTTGACAAG GTGTTAGCCGAGTGGAAGACGAAGTGTGAGGAGAGCCAAGCAGAGCTGGAGGCAGCTCTCAAGGAATCCCGGTCCTTGAGCACTGAGCTCTTCAAACTGAAAAACGCCTATGAAGAAGCCTTGGATCAACTCGAAACTGTGAAGCGAGAGAATAAGAACTTAGAAC AAGAGATAGCAGATCTCACCGAACAAATTGCCGAGAACGGTAAAAGCATCCACCAGCTAGAGAAATCCAGAAAGCAGATGGAGCTGGAGAAGGCTGATATCCAGATGGcgctggaggaagcagag gcaGCTCTGGAGCACGAAGAAGCCAAGATCCTCAGGATCCAGCTTGAACTGACGCAGGTGAAATCAGAGATCGATAGAAAGATCGCAGAGAAGGATGAAGAGATCGAGCAGTTGAAGAGGAACTACCAGAGGACAGTGGAGACCATGCAGGGCGCCCTGGATGCTGAGGTGCGCAGCAGGAATGAGGCGATCCGGCtgaagaagaagatggagggcGACCTCAATGAGATTGAGATCCAGCTGAGCCACGCCAACCGCCAGGCCGCAGAGACCATCAAGCACCTCCGGAGTGTCCAGGGACAGCTGAAG GACACCCAGCTGCACCTGGATGACGCTCTCCGGGGCCAGGAGGACCTGAAGGAGCAGCTGGCGATCGTGGAGCGCAGAGCCAACCTGCTGCAGGCTGAGGTGGAGGAGCTGCGGGCCACTCTGGAGCAGACGGAGAGGGCCCGGAAGCTGGCAGAGCAGGAACTGCTGGACTCCAACGAGAGGGTTCAGCTGCTGCACACCCAG aacaCCAGCCTCATCCACACCAAGAAGAAGTTGGAGACTGACCTCACACAGCTCCAGAGTGAGGTGGAGGATGCCAGCAGGGATGCAAGGAACGCCGAGGAGAAGGCCAAAAAGGCCATCACTGAT GCCGCCATGATGGCGGAGGAGCTGAAGAAGGAGCAGGACACCAGCGCCCACCTGGAGCGGATGAAGAAGAACCTGGAGCAGACGGTGAAGGACCTGCAGCACCGTCTGGACGAGGCTGAGCAGCTGGCGCTGAAGGGCGGCAAGAAGCAGATCCAGAAACTGGAGACGAGG ATCAGAGAGCTAGAGTTTGAGCTGGAAGGGGAACAGAAGAGGAACACAGAGTCTGTGAAGGGCCTGAGGAAGTATGAGCGGCGTGTCAAGGAGCTCACCTACCAG AGTGAGGAGGACAGGAAGAATGTGCTGAGATTGCAGGATCTGGTGGATAAACTTCAAGTGAAAGTCAAGTCCTACAAGAGGCAGGCTGAGGAGGCT GATGAACAAGCCAATGTTCATCTTACCAAGTTCCGGAAAGCCCAGCATGAGTTAGAGGAGGCCGAGGAACGTGCCGATATTGCAGAATCGCAAGTCAATAAACTGCGGGCTAAAACCCGGGACTTCACCTCTAGCCGG ATGGTGGTCCATGAAAGTGAGGAGTGA